Proteins found in one Fulvitalea axinellae genomic segment:
- a CDS encoding fasciclin domain-containing protein has translation MKIFKQIGSGLLFAVLLGLAACSDFEDHYTKEGDSVDKTVGEYLASNAEYAQFAELVKTHGYMDSISGVRPVTLFLPPKGSLEGLSVPADSMAKIVSYHIGNSLLYDYMLEGDEDLWVKSLYDGKNIWASKKGGSLGFDRTVRLGAKPVHCSNGVVYTLDAPLLPQRNIFQNVWAQTEGYEAYKEMVLDDSLLFDIKNSFPLGVDELGRTVYDSAFMLDYIFLRNVGDINDEDRKYGSLLYSDKMLEATFDRMVKRYYGEASNLPEFLKDEENVEKVLTQILRSSLIAEDTETLVLGDTLTTTTGRKILITQEWLDRPGKKLSNGFVHELTDVDFLSSPLMGRSIIEDGSLDEHLYFDSGDEEVEFGRDKFGGDFFGTFVSEKPFWFEYRIPELMAGFYSLSVKGWGPESTQAIVYVDGKEVTTHYNPAEDGTLVFFPDIKFGTFGEKTVRFEVNVPDDEGKYKMAIGNMVFMPVQE, from the coding sequence ATGAAAATTTTTAAGCAGATAGGATCAGGGTTGCTCTTCGCCGTTTTGTTGGGACTGGCGGCGTGTAGTGACTTCGAGGACCATTACACGAAAGAAGGCGATTCGGTGGACAAAACAGTAGGCGAATACTTGGCCTCCAATGCCGAATACGCCCAGTTTGCCGAATTGGTAAAGACGCACGGTTATATGGACAGCATTTCCGGCGTGCGTCCCGTGACGCTTTTTCTTCCGCCGAAGGGAAGCCTTGAAGGCTTATCGGTTCCGGCGGACTCGATGGCCAAAATCGTGTCGTATCATATCGGGAACTCTCTTTTGTACGATTATATGCTGGAAGGCGACGAAGACCTTTGGGTAAAGTCGCTTTATGACGGAAAGAACATTTGGGCAAGCAAAAAAGGCGGAAGCTTGGGCTTTGACCGTACGGTGCGTCTTGGCGCCAAGCCGGTCCATTGCTCAAACGGTGTAGTGTATACGTTGGACGCGCCGTTGTTGCCGCAACGAAATATTTTCCAAAACGTTTGGGCGCAGACCGAAGGCTATGAAGCCTACAAGGAAATGGTGCTGGACGACAGCTTACTTTTCGACATCAAAAACAGCTTTCCTCTGGGTGTGGACGAGCTTGGCCGTACCGTTTACGATTCGGCCTTCATGCTCGATTATATCTTCCTCAGAAACGTGGGCGATATCAATGACGAGGATCGTAAATACGGCAGTCTTTTGTATTCGGATAAAATGCTCGAAGCCACATTCGACAGAATGGTAAAGCGCTATTATGGAGAAGCTTCCAATCTTCCTGAATTTTTGAAAGATGAAGAAAATGTGGAAAAAGTGCTGACGCAAATTCTTCGCTCAAGCCTGATTGCGGAAGATACCGAGACTCTGGTTTTGGGTGATACGCTCACTACTACTACAGGCCGGAAGATCCTCATTACCCAAGAATGGCTGGACCGTCCGGGCAAAAAGCTGAGCAACGGTTTTGTACATGAGCTTACGGATGTGGATTTCCTTTCCTCTCCCCTGATGGGGCGCAGTATCATTGAGGACGGATCGCTTGACGAACACCTGTACTTCGATTCCGGCGATGAGGAAGTGGAATTCGGACGGGACAAATTTGGCGGCGATTTCTTCGGAACATTCGTTTCCGAAAAGCCTTTCTGGTTCGAATACCGGATTCCTGAACTGATGGCGGGATTCTATTCCCTGTCGGTAAAAGGCTGGGGGCCGGAGAGTACACAGGCGATTGTCTATGTGGACGGCAAAGAAGTCACTACGCACTATAACCCCGCGGAAGACGGAACGCTCGTGTTTTTTCCTGATATAAAATTCGGGACGTTTGGCGAAAAGACCGTCCGCTTTGAGGTGAACGTGCCTGACGATGAGGGCAAGTACAAGATGGCGATCGGCAATATGGTTTTTATGCCGGTACAAGAGTAG